In one window of Paracoccus saliphilus DNA:
- a CDS encoding helix-turn-helix domain-containing protein, with the protein MTFRIAFSIIRSREYSFHQKNGLKIQMSQPRNKDSNAPSGGVRDTHEIVGARMRELRKAKGMTLQQLAGTTELSVGYLSQLEREQAVPSIRALNTISRSLGVNISWFFLDPERRADPEATIIVRAARRSALRFESGIRDELLCPSLGGNLEMLLCTFEPGASSGELYAHDGEEAGYVSEGQLELRIDDETYLLNAGDSFHFDCKRPHGYGNPSDQRTVVVWSVTPPHY; encoded by the coding sequence GTGACATTTCGGATCGCATTCAGCATAATTAGGTCCAGAGAATATAGTTTTCATCAAAAAAATGGACTTAAAATTCAGATGAGTCAACCGCGGAACAAGGACAGCAACGCGCCGAGCGGGGGAGTGCGCGACACGCACGAGATCGTCGGGGCGCGCATGCGCGAGCTTCGCAAGGCCAAGGGGATGACCCTGCAACAACTTGCAGGAACAACCGAGCTGTCAGTCGGCTATCTTAGCCAACTGGAGCGCGAACAGGCCGTGCCTTCAATCCGCGCCCTGAACACGATCTCCCGCTCCCTCGGCGTGAACATCAGCTGGTTCTTTCTCGACCCTGAGCGCAGGGCCGATCCGGAAGCCACGATCATCGTCCGCGCCGCCCGACGCTCTGCGCTCAGGTTCGAGTCTGGCATCCGGGACGAGCTCTTGTGCCCGTCGCTTGGCGGAAACCTGGAAATGTTGCTTTGCACCTTCGAACCCGGCGCAAGTTCCGGCGAGCTATATGCTCATGATGGGGAAGAGGCCGGCTATGTCAGCGAGGGGCAGCTTGAGCTTCGGATTGATGACGAAACCTACCTTTTGAACGCGGGAGACAGCTTTCATTTCGATTGCAAGCGCCCGCATGGCTACGGCAATCCCTCCGATCAACGCACAGTTGTCGTTTGGAGCGTGACGCCGCCGCACTACTGA